In a genomic window of Methanosarcina horonobensis HB-1 = JCM 15518:
- the cysK gene encoding cysteine synthase A, which translates to MGRIYSDITWTVGNTPLVRLNHVTKGLHADVLVKLESFNPMGSVKDRIGLAMIEEAERAGRIKEGTTIIEPTSGNTGIALAGVCAARGYKLILVMPETMTVERRKLLKALGAELILTPGPEGMKGAVDKAEQMAAEDPALYYIPQQFQNPANPEIHRRTTAEELWRDTDGKADVIVAGVGTGGTISGVAGVLKKRKPTFKAIAVEPAESPVLSGGKPGPHRIQGIGAGFVPDVLQLDLIDEIIKVNADDAVATARRLAKEEGILAGISSGAAAYAALQVASREEMSGKTIIVILPDTGERYLSTDLFD; encoded by the coding sequence ATGGGGCGAATATATTCCGATATTACCTGGACAGTTGGCAACACACCGCTTGTCCGGTTGAATCACGTAACAAAAGGTCTGCATGCGGATGTGCTGGTTAAACTGGAGTCCTTTAACCCTATGGGGAGTGTAAAGGACAGAATCGGCCTGGCAATGATCGAAGAAGCCGAACGTGCCGGAAGAATCAAAGAAGGCACAACTATTATTGAACCCACAAGCGGCAATACCGGCATTGCACTTGCAGGCGTATGCGCTGCCCGCGGCTATAAACTCATTCTTGTCATGCCTGAGACCATGACTGTAGAAAGGAGAAAACTGCTCAAGGCTCTCGGAGCAGAACTAATCCTGACCCCAGGGCCTGAAGGAATGAAAGGTGCAGTCGATAAAGCAGAACAGATGGCTGCAGAAGATCCCGCTCTTTATTATATACCCCAGCAATTTCAGAACCCTGCAAATCCGGAAATTCACCGCAGGACAACTGCTGAAGAGCTGTGGAGAGATACGGACGGTAAAGCAGATGTGATTGTTGCCGGTGTGGGAACAGGAGGGACAATTTCAGGTGTTGCCGGTGTTCTCAAAAAAAGGAAACCCACTTTTAAAGCAATTGCAGTAGAACCCGCAGAATCTCCGGTGTTAAGCGGCGGAAAACCGGGACCGCACAGGATCCAGGGGATCGGGGCGGGTTTCGTTCCTGATGTACTTCAGCTAGACCTTATTGATGAAATTATCAAAGTAAATGCAGACGATGCCGTTGCCACAGCCAGAAGACTGGCAAAAGAAGAAGGAATCCTTGCAGGAATATCATCAGGTGCAGCTGCATATGCGGCACTGCAGGTAGCGTCCAGGGAAGAGATGAGCGGAAAGACGATTATTGTCATCCTGCCGGATACAGGAGAGCGTTATCTGAGCACCGATTTATTTGACTGA
- the cysE gene encoding serine O-acetyltransferase — protein sequence MGIREDIRIVFKKDPAARSTLEVIFCYPGLHAIWMHRVAHSLWNKNLFFLARLTSHISRALTGIEIHPGAKLGERVFIDHGSGVVIGETAEVGDDVLIYMGVVLGGTALEKKKRHPTVENDVVLGSGSIVLGPITIGRGAKVGAGSVVVRSVPPGATVVGVPAKIAGTPQPSTPSEQLDHNKLPDPVLTVISQVLDRLSRLEEQFQAHEKASPMPVPVSIITSEKIPLKKDEQIYSLLKDVIDPAIGVDIVKLGFVKEVIVDGANVDVNLVLTTSSCPVIEYFKDQVKRKVLSINGVENVNVNILDEPWKWDRTNRQFFH from the coding sequence ATGGGAATCAGGGAAGATATAAGAATAGTCTTTAAGAAAGACCCTGCAGCAAGATCAACACTTGAGGTGATTTTCTGTTATCCAGGCCTGCACGCGATCTGGATGCACCGTGTAGCGCACTCTCTCTGGAATAAAAATTTATTTTTCCTTGCTCGTTTGACATCCCATATCTCAAGGGCGCTCACAGGCATTGAAATTCATCCGGGAGCAAAGCTCGGGGAGCGGGTTTTTATTGACCATGGGTCAGGAGTGGTGATCGGAGAAACTGCCGAGGTTGGGGATGATGTTCTCATATACATGGGAGTAGTGCTCGGGGGCACAGCTCTTGAGAAAAAAAAACGCCACCCTACTGTTGAAAATGATGTAGTTCTCGGCTCAGGCTCAATCGTGCTCGGACCGATTACTATCGGGAGAGGGGCAAAAGTAGGTGCCGGATCCGTTGTTGTTCGGTCAGTCCCACCCGGAGCTACCGTAGTCGGGGTTCCCGCCAAGATTGCAGGAACGCCACAGCCGTCCACACCCTCAGAGCAACTGGATCACAATAAGTTGCCGGATCCCGTGCTTACCGTAATAAGTCAGGTACTTGACCGCTTGAGTAGATTAGAGGAACAGTTTCAAGCCCATGAAAAAGCATCACCTATGCCCGTGCCGGTATCCATCATAACCTCGGAAAAAATTCCGCTCAAAAAAGATGAGCAAATTTATTCCCTGCTAAAAGACGTGATCGATCCTGCAATTGGAGTAGATATTGTCAAGCTGGGGTTTGTCAAGGAAGTTATTGTGGACGGAGCAAATGTAGACGTGAACCTTGTATTGACAACAAGCTCATGTCCGGTGATAGAATACTTTAAAGATCAGGTAAAGAGAAAGGTTCTGAGCATTAACGGGGTAGAAAACGTTAATGTTAATATCCTTGACGAGCCCTGGAAATGGGATAGGACAAACAGGCAGTTTTTCCATTAA
- the thiE gene encoding thiamine phosphate synthase: MNPKNCSQKISNQKISTQNDVSLKNSLLKEIDFYLVTDSGLSKKGTLSDVKESVEAGCKIIQYREKDKSTKEMIDEASEIKRICGDRAIFLVNDRIDVALAVDADGVHIGQDDMPIETARKLLGADKIIGLTVHNVDEAVEAEKKGADYVGLGSIFDTSTKKDAGKGIGPARIREVKNAIKVPVVAIGGINKENCRSVVENGADSLVAISAVVCSDDVKKETREFIDIIKEIKNSSSP, encoded by the coding sequence ATGAATCCGAAAAACTGCAGTCAGAAGATTTCCAATCAAAAAATTTCCACTCAGAATGATGTCTCCCTGAAAAATTCTCTTTTAAAGGAGATCGATTTTTATCTTGTAACGGATTCCGGGCTCTCAAAGAAAGGAACCCTGTCAGATGTAAAGGAATCAGTTGAAGCCGGCTGCAAGATTATTCAATACCGGGAAAAAGACAAGAGCACAAAAGAGATGATTGATGAAGCGTCCGAAATCAAGAGAATTTGCGGTGATAGAGCAATCTTTCTTGTAAATGACAGAATCGATGTTGCTTTAGCAGTTGATGCGGATGGAGTCCACATAGGCCAGGATGACATGCCAATTGAAACTGCAAGAAAACTTTTGGGTGCAGATAAGATAATAGGTCTCACAGTACACAACGTTGATGAAGCAGTCGAAGCAGAAAAAAAAGGTGCTGATTATGTAGGTCTTGGTTCCATATTCGATACTTCCACTAAAAAAGATGCAGGAAAGGGAATCGGGCCTGCAAGAATAAGAGAAGTTAAGAACGCGATAAAAGTTCCCGTAGTTGCAATTGGCGGAATAAACAAAGAAAACTGCAGGAGCGTTGTTGAAAATGGGGCTGACAGCCTTGTTGCGATTTCTGCAGTCGTATGCAGTGACGATGTAAAAAAAGAAACCAGAGAGTTTATTGATATTATTAAGGAAATAAAGAATTCAAGCAGCCCATAA
- the thiM gene encoding hydroxyethylthiazole kinase, with product MNNSLKTIRETKPLVHHITNWVTIYDCANITRAFGALPVMAHAPEECADMTKISSALVLNIGTLTSEIIDSMLLSAAAANETKIPVVLDAVGVGATKFRDEMAAKILSSVSIDIIKGNYSEIAKLAGENAETKGVEATSISADPEKVAKEFAKSSSSVVVMTGKEDIISDGNRTFIVKNGHGLMGSIVGTGCMAASIIGSFASVNPDYCDAAKDALCYFGAAGELAAEKSIGPGSFKVNLYDEVFNLSDEKVKDMMKVEEK from the coding sequence ATGAATAACTCGCTAAAAACAATAAGGGAAACAAAACCCCTTGTACACCACATCACTAACTGGGTAACAATTTACGATTGCGCAAATATAACACGCGCTTTTGGCGCACTCCCTGTAATGGCGCATGCCCCTGAAGAATGTGCTGATATGACAAAGATCTCATCTGCGCTTGTTCTGAACATAGGAACCCTGACGTCTGAAATCATAGATTCCATGCTTCTCTCTGCTGCCGCTGCAAATGAAACGAAAATCCCCGTAGTACTTGACGCAGTCGGAGTTGGGGCTACCAAATTCAGGGATGAGATGGCTGCTAAAATTCTTAGTTCCGTCAGTATCGATATAATCAAAGGCAACTACTCCGAAATCGCAAAACTTGCAGGCGAAAACGCTGAAACGAAAGGTGTTGAAGCAACCTCTATCAGCGCCGACCCCGAAAAAGTTGCAAAAGAATTCGCAAAATCAAGTTCTTCCGTTGTTGTAATGACAGGAAAAGAAGATATAATCAGCGACGGGAACAGAACATTTATTGTAAAAAACGGGCACGGACTGATGGGCTCAATTGTCGGGACCGGATGCATGGCTGCGTCAATAATCGGTTCTTTTGCTTCGGTCAATCCGGATTACTGTGATGCCGCCAAAGATGCCTTATGCTATTTTGGGGCTGCAGGAGAACTTGCTGCTGAAAAATCGATCGGGCCTGGAAGTTTTAAGGTTAACCTGTATGACGAAGTGTTCAATCTGTCCGATGAGAAAGTGAAGGACATGATGAAAGTCGAAGAAAAGTGA
- the fdhD gene encoding formate dehydrogenase accessory sulfurtransferase FdhD translates to MYITVPCIKYDNGEMFPSSHEVVMEVPLAVFVNGRHALTAMVSPTMIEEFVTGFLYTEKIIRKLEDIESLHIEGNGDKNREENREENLPLTLSASVLTENPSSIMLSGKTVLSGCGGDTSYVDADRLPKIQSDLITDVLIIKSIMKETLVSDLHSRTGGIHIVGLFGQDGKICVIEDIGRHNALDKVIGYGLKHGVDFSRTVVTCSGRLSSEMVRKCLIANIPVIASRGATTTLAISMGEQAGLTIIGFVRSQKMNIYTGSERVRNQE, encoded by the coding sequence ATGTACATCACGGTCCCCTGTATAAAATATGATAACGGAGAAATGTTCCCTTCATCGCATGAGGTTGTAATGGAAGTCCCTCTTGCAGTCTTTGTCAACGGCCGCCATGCACTAACTGCTATGGTAAGCCCGACAATGATCGAAGAGTTTGTAACAGGATTTTTATACACAGAAAAGATTATCCGGAAACTTGAGGACATCGAGTCGCTGCATATAGAAGGAAATGGGGACAAAAACAGAGAGGAAAATAGAGAAGAAAATCTTCCTCTTACTCTAAGTGCCAGTGTTCTTACAGAAAATCCCTCTTCGATAATGCTTTCGGGCAAAACCGTCCTTTCGGGATGCGGCGGTGATACATCATACGTGGATGCTGACAGGCTTCCGAAAATCCAGTCTGATCTGATCACCGATGTCTTAATAATAAAGAGCATAATGAAAGAAACTCTGGTCTCAGACCTACACTCCAGAACAGGTGGCATACACATTGTAGGGCTTTTCGGGCAGGATGGAAAAATTTGCGTAATAGAAGATATTGGCAGGCATAATGCCCTTGATAAGGTAATAGGTTACGGGCTGAAACATGGTGTGGATTTTTCCAGAACGGTTGTAACCTGTTCGGGAAGACTTTCCTCTGAGATGGTAAGGAAATGCCTGATAGCTAATATTCCTGTCATTGCATCCAGAGGTGCAACAACCACTCTTGCTATAAGTATGGGAGAACAGGCAGGTCTTACTATTATTGGTTTTGTCCGGAGCCAGAAAATGAATATTTACACCGGCAGCGAGAGGGTCAGGAATCAGGAGTAA
- a CDS encoding cysteine desulfurase yields the protein MNIEDCLADFQIPQYLHYLDSAATSLIPEPVIVSMNEYERQYRANVGRGMHRLTRVATQRYQDAHDRVSGFIEGQEGTTVFTRNTTEAINMVAAGLEWEPGDRIVTTVMEHHSNLLPWLRLRQKGVEVITIRPDSEGTFDTGSFDEAITADTKLVAISHVSNALGTVQPVREIASLCKEYGSYFLIDGAQSVPHFPVNVQNIGCDFMCFSGHKMLGPTGTGILWMKEEILSPFMVGGGTVDDVDIEGGTAEGYVLTEGYRRYEAGTPHISGAIGLSQAVKYLENLGMDDIFRHEQKLTERLLAGLAGIDKVNVYGPQDIKNRIGVVSFTIDRIHPHEVAYLLDERASILVRSGDHCCIPLMRYLGLENGTVRASLYLYNTLEEVDLLIQTVEEIARMV from the coding sequence ATGAATATTGAAGACTGTCTGGCTGACTTTCAGATCCCGCAGTATCTCCATTACTTGGATAGCGCTGCAACCAGTCTTATCCCCGAGCCTGTCATTGTTTCAATGAACGAATACGAAAGGCAGTACCGCGCAAACGTAGGCAGAGGAATGCACAGGCTCACAAGGGTTGCAACACAGAGATATCAGGATGCGCATGACAGGGTCAGCGGTTTTATCGAAGGTCAGGAAGGCACAACAGTCTTTACCAGAAATACAACAGAAGCCATTAATATGGTTGCAGCCGGACTGGAATGGGAACCCGGAGACCGGATAGTTACAACAGTTATGGAGCATCACTCTAACCTGCTCCCCTGGCTTCGATTGCGTCAAAAAGGCGTTGAGGTAATCACTATTCGACCGGATTCTGAAGGTACTTTTGATACAGGGTCTTTTGACGAGGCGATTACTGCTGATACAAAACTGGTTGCAATAAGCCATGTTTCGAATGCGCTTGGTACCGTACAACCGGTCAGGGAAATTGCCTCCCTTTGCAAAGAGTATGGATCGTATTTCCTGATTGATGGGGCTCAGTCCGTTCCTCATTTTCCGGTAAATGTCCAGAATATTGGCTGCGATTTCATGTGTTTTTCAGGACATAAGATGCTTGGACCAACCGGTACCGGTATTCTGTGGATGAAGGAGGAGATCCTTTCTCCCTTTATGGTGGGGGGCGGCACTGTTGATGATGTAGATATCGAAGGTGGCACTGCCGAAGGATATGTTTTAACTGAAGGCTACAGGCGGTATGAAGCTGGCACACCGCATATCTCCGGAGCAATTGGACTGTCACAGGCAGTGAAATATCTTGAAAATCTGGGAATGGATGACATATTCAGGCACGAACAAAAGCTAACCGAACGTCTTCTCGCAGGGCTTGCCGGAATAGATAAAGTCAATGTTTATGGACCTCAGGACATTAAAAACAGGATAGGGGTTGTCTCTTTTACCATAGACCGAATTCATCCCCACGAAGTAGCCTATTTGCTTGACGAAAGAGCATCAATTCTTGTTCGTTCGGGGGATCATTGCTGTATCCCATTGATGAGATATCTCGGACTTGAAAATGGTACTGTAAGGGCAAGCCTTTACTTATATAATACTCTGGAAGAGGTCGACCTGCTTATTCAAACAGTTGAAGAAATCGCTCGTATGGTGTAA
- a CDS encoding (Fe-S)-binding protein, which translates to MVISWNPPGKNCGACGSQTCSDFLDRAGAGLVELELCPFYEKNNIINQDNLLSRNNVLSQSSTLSQDGILSRENLLSREKLAIQARNINYSGVDVVGKEYDFVLLPFPGEPSARKFIVPFRADLVEKWDIKKGDLVTGRPAGPGCPVYHALRVLSANPVTGVIECHTVGPMAARTEDVHDVQAYHVHAFEGIASTVRKPPVFGTRQYFLPGNCMIGLAHTALVNMSFQKPSGLHVRLEDIRIL; encoded by the coding sequence ATGGTGATTAGCTGGAACCCCCCTGGTAAAAATTGTGGGGCATGCGGTTCTCAGACCTGTTCTGACTTTCTTGATCGGGCTGGAGCCGGATTGGTAGAACTGGAACTGTGCCCGTTCTACGAAAAAAACAATATCATAAATCAGGACAACCTTCTAAGCCGGAATAATGTTCTGAGCCAGAGTAGTACTCTGAGTCAGGATGGCATTTTGAGCCGCGAGAACCTTTTGAGCCGGGAAAAGCTTGCAATCCAGGCAAGAAACATCAATTACTCAGGCGTGGACGTTGTCGGGAAAGAGTACGATTTCGTTCTCCTTCCGTTTCCGGGTGAGCCGTCAGCCCGCAAATTCATAGTGCCTTTCAGGGCAGACCTTGTGGAAAAATGGGATATTAAAAAAGGAGACCTTGTGACCGGCAGGCCGGCAGGTCCTGGATGTCCTGTTTATCATGCTTTAAGAGTTCTCAGTGCAAACCCGGTTACCGGGGTTATTGAGTGCCATACTGTTGGTCCCATGGCTGCAAGAACAGAGGACGTTCATGATGTCCAGGCATACCATGTCCACGCTTTTGAAGGAATTGCAAGTACCGTAAGAAAGCCCCCTGTCTTCGGAACCCGCCAGTATTTTCTGCCTGGAAATTGCATGATAGGGCTTGCGCATACTGCCCTTGTGAACATGAGTTTTCAAAAACCTTCCGGGCTTCATGTCAGACTTGAAGACATAAGGATTCTTTAA
- a CDS encoding GTP-binding protein — MKLLIIAGPPSGGKTAVIRQIIKNLPEGSFPAFLKIDVVHATEDQELEEEFGIPVKKIYSGDVCPDHMGILVLDDALRWAESLSRNMLIIESAGLCLRCTPYTTDSLGIAVVSSISGTNSPFKMAPLLALADVAVVTKTDLVSQAEKEVFRESIRKVVPDIDIVETNAIQGTGLRYLMRRIVNQPEIGSDPIVLKGSPPLGVCTVCIGKKEIGWKNHFGVIRPMDMPDPLYRGD, encoded by the coding sequence ATGAAGCTCCTGATAATCGCAGGCCCTCCCAGCGGAGGAAAAACTGCTGTGATTCGCCAGATTATAAAGAATCTGCCTGAAGGGTCGTTTCCTGCTTTCCTTAAGATTGACGTTGTGCATGCAACAGAAGATCAGGAACTTGAAGAAGAGTTTGGCATTCCTGTCAAAAAAATATATTCCGGGGATGTATGTCCTGACCATATGGGAATTCTCGTCCTTGACGATGCACTGCGCTGGGCTGAGAGCCTATCAAGAAATATGCTCATAATTGAAAGTGCAGGGCTCTGTCTCAGGTGCACTCCTTACACGACCGATTCCCTAGGGATTGCAGTTGTCAGCTCGATATCAGGAACAAATTCGCCTTTTAAAATGGCACCTCTGCTAGCTCTTGCAGATGTGGCAGTCGTTACGAAAACCGATCTCGTGTCCCAGGCAGAAAAAGAGGTCTTCAGGGAGAGCATCAGGAAAGTTGTCCCGGATATTGACATCGTAGAAACAAATGCAATTCAGGGAACAGGGCTCAGATATCTGATGAGAAGAATTGTTAATCAGCCCGAAATAGGTTCGGACCCTATCGTGCTCAAAGGTTCTCCCCCTCTTGGCGTATGTACGGTATGTATCGGGAAAAAAGAGATCGGATGGAAAAATCACTTTGGAGTCATCCGACCTATGGATATGCCAGATCCCCTTTACAGAGGTGACTGA
- a CDS encoding ATP-binding cassette domain-containing protein codes for MTQQFTLTIESGKNRFGEQEGFDRIEIRPGDTLSIVGPTGSGKSALINDIETLAQGDTITGRRILINGEEPPESFVREPAFKPISLITQNTRCLADLSVEEFLLMHIRARRPGREDLLEDTISLANKFTGEEISLKSRMSGLSGGQTRSLMIADALVIGDTPILLLDEIENAGIFKDRVIHALQGGDKAVILVTHDPYLALTAGRRIVMRHGGVFSVIEPTGQEQKLIEDLALIEDRLHHIREKLRLGASFSSASSSGSLAGSSEILIVAIGQDVVYK; via the coding sequence ATGACGCAGCAGTTTACTCTTACCATAGAATCTGGAAAGAACAGATTTGGTGAACAGGAAGGGTTTGACAGGATAGAAATCAGACCCGGAGACACTCTGTCAATAGTTGGTCCGACAGGTTCGGGGAAATCAGCTTTAATCAATGATATTGAAACTCTAGCACAGGGAGATACAATAACAGGCAGGAGGATACTCATCAACGGCGAAGAACCTCCTGAGTCCTTTGTACGGGAGCCTGCTTTCAAACCCATCTCCCTGATAACTCAGAACACACGCTGTCTGGCAGACCTTTCGGTCGAAGAATTTCTGCTCATGCATATAAGAGCACGAAGACCGGGCAGGGAAGATCTGCTCGAGGATACAATAAGCCTTGCAAACAAATTTACCGGGGAAGAAATCAGCCTTAAAAGCCGGATGAGCGGTCTCTCCGGAGGGCAGACCCGCTCGCTTATGATTGCAGACGCGCTTGTAATTGGGGATACTCCTATACTTCTTCTTGACGAAATTGAGAATGCAGGCATCTTCAAAGACCGTGTTATCCATGCGCTCCAGGGAGGAGATAAGGCTGTTATCCTTGTGACACATGACCCTTACCTGGCTCTTACAGCTGGCAGGCGTATAGTAATGAGGCATGGGGGAGTATTCTCGGTGATCGAGCCGACAGGACAGGAACAGAAACTTATTGAAGACCTCGCCTTAATCGAAGACAGGCTGCACCATATCAGGGAAAAACTCAGACTGGGAGCTTCTTTTTCTTCAGCCTCTTCGTCCGGTTCTTTAGCCGGCTCTTCAGAAATTTTAATAGTTGCAATCGGGCAGGATGTGGTCTACAAATGA
- a CDS encoding radical SAM protein, translating into MDTKLSATVKANLLSIGSVQIDPALLPSQFKNLATAGPGAGGSSIFFRSGGRRVRLTINEFSPLRAVPEDGNLVLIKGDDVIARGILEHPICHCPEQAYITLSEKCIFDCQFCPVPKMQGGIKDSKKVHQMVAEAYAAGELKAISLTSGVEVSPDKEVQRMVETVKQLQREYDLPIGVSVYPTKDSSERLCAAGACEIKYNVETMDPELFRRACPELSLQTVLDSLENAVDHFGKNKVSSNFIIGLGETDETVLKGLKQLTDRCVIPILRPISPHPLRKDAINIHRPDATRLLKLGGMLREMLDRQSLCVEKSRTMCLFCTGCDLTPHRDI; encoded by the coding sequence ATGGATACCAAACTTAGTGCAACTGTCAAGGCAAACCTGCTGAGCATAGGGAGTGTTCAGATAGATCCCGCCCTTCTTCCTTCTCAGTTCAAAAACCTGGCTACAGCCGGGCCCGGTGCGGGTGGTTCTTCAATCTTTTTCAGGTCAGGAGGTCGACGGGTACGCCTTACTATTAATGAGTTTTCTCCTTTGAGGGCAGTACCTGAAGATGGAAACCTTGTCCTCATAAAAGGCGACGATGTGATTGCCAGAGGTATACTTGAACACCCGATCTGCCACTGTCCGGAACAGGCATATATTACACTGTCTGAGAAATGCATATTTGATTGCCAGTTTTGCCCGGTGCCTAAAATGCAGGGCGGGATAAAAGACAGCAAAAAGGTGCACCAGATGGTTGCCGAAGCTTATGCAGCAGGTGAATTAAAGGCAATTTCCCTTACAAGCGGGGTTGAGGTTTCGCCAGATAAAGAAGTCCAGAGAATGGTAGAAACCGTAAAACAGCTCCAGCGCGAATATGACCTCCCGATAGGTGTTTCTGTTTACCCCACGAAAGACTCCTCTGAAAGGCTCTGTGCTGCAGGGGCGTGCGAGATAAAATACAACGTTGAGACAATGGATCCTGAGCTTTTCCGCCGTGCCTGTCCTGAGCTTTCCCTCCAGACGGTTCTTGATTCGCTCGAAAATGCAGTAGATCATTTTGGCAAAAATAAGGTCTCTTCCAATTTTATAATTGGACTCGGAGAAACTGACGAGACTGTCCTGAAAGGTCTCAAGCAGCTTACGGACCGATGTGTAATCCCTATCCTCAGGCCCATATCGCCTCATCCTCTCAGGAAAGATGCGATAAATATTCATCGACCGGATGCTACGCGGCTTCTAAAACTGGGAGGTATGCTCAGGGAGATGCTTGACCGCCAGTCCCTCTGTGTAGAAAAATCGCGAACAATGTGTCTCTTTTGCACCGGCTGCGACCTGACACCTCATAGAGATATTTGA